From the Gammaproteobacteria bacterium genome, one window contains:
- a CDS encoding carbohydrate kinase family protein: MSALVCGSLAFDTIMVFPDRFKNHILPDQVHILNVSFLVPEMRREYGGCAGNIAYNLKLLGGDGKPMGTVGRDFDVYRDWMDDCGIDRAHITQLDDSYTAQGYVVTDLDDNQIWAFHPGAMNHSHVNKVPTDADISIGIVAPDGRDGMVQHASQFADADIPFIFDPGHGLPMFDGDDLLRFVEQASWLALNDYESRVMQERTGLSLAQLAERVKAVIVTRGGEGSCVYTEGQEIEIPAAKAQATKDPTGCGDAYRAGLLYGLMNDFDWGTTGRVAALAGAIKIEQYGTQNHRFTQDEFKARYNQAFGHDFA; encoded by the coding sequence ATGTCAGCATTAGTCTGCGGCTCGCTCGCGTTCGACACCATTATGGTGTTCCCAGACCGGTTCAAGAATCACATTCTGCCGGATCAGGTGCATATTCTTAATGTCTCCTTTCTGGTGCCGGAGATGCGCCGCGAGTACGGCGGGTGCGCGGGCAACATCGCCTATAACCTTAAACTGCTGGGCGGCGACGGCAAACCGATGGGCACGGTAGGCCGCGATTTCGATGTTTACCGCGACTGGATGGATGACTGCGGTATCGACCGCGCGCATATCACGCAGCTCGACGACTCGTATACCGCGCAGGGTTACGTAGTGACCGATCTGGATGACAACCAGATCTGGGCGTTTCACCCGGGCGCCATGAATCATTCGCACGTAAACAAGGTACCGACCGACGCGGATATCAGCATCGGCATCGTGGCGCCGGACGGGCGCGACGGCATGGTGCAGCATGCGAGCCAGTTCGCTGATGCGGACATTCCGTTCATTTTCGATCCGGGCCATGGTCTGCCAATGTTCGACGGCGACGACTTGCTGCGTTTTGTCGAGCAGGCAAGCTGGTTGGCGCTCAATGACTACGAATCTCGAGTCATGCAGGAACGCACCGGCCTGTCGCTCGCGCAACTGGCCGAGCGCGTGAAGGCCGTCATCGTCACGCGCGGGGGCGAGGGCTCATGCGTCTATACGGAAGGTCAGGAAATAGAAATCCCCGCGGCCAAGGCGCAGGCGACCAAAGACCCGACCGGTTGCGGCGACGCCTATCGCGCGGGCCTGCTGTACGGACTGATGAACGATTTCGATTGGGGGACCACCGGCCGCGTGGCGGCGCTCGCGGGCGCAATCAAGATCGAGCAGTACGGCACGCAGAACCACCGTTTTACGCAGGATGAATTCAAGGCGCGGTATAACCAGGCATTTGGCCATGACTTCGCATGA
- the ptsP gene encoding phosphoenolpyruvate--protein phosphotransferase: MLSILRRIVQEANSAVNLAQALDIIVLRVKQALVVDVCSVYLTTPGKNQLVLMATEGLNPESKKRVRLDFSEGLVGLVAERAESVNLDNAPDHPRFKYFPETGEERYHAFLGVPIVHHRQLLGVVVVQTRASRRFDDDHASFLITLAAQLSGAISHAEVSGEIDALRGSGGEVDVLIKGISGAPGVGIGTAVVAYAHADLEAVPDRVTDNPAREDALFRECVLTVQQEMIRVKERMGSVLPSEERVLFDAYVMMLGSDYLVDPTVARIRAGSWAQGALRDTIREIVSKFEDMDDVYLSERAEDIWDLGKRILVHLQQSLDTGELRQPERIVLVGASVGVIELAEIPQERLAGLVSESGSSSSHVAILARALGIPAVMGVADLPAGRLDGREVIVDGYAGRVFIQPSAQVRQEFERLAREEREFAAGLTEFADQPAVTTDGVHVPIFLNSGLLAEVDTATQRHADGIGLYRTEFPFMIREQFPGEDDQFRIYRQVLQSVAPRPATLRTLDVGGDKMLSYFPVIEDNPFLGWRGIRIMLDHPEIFLTQLRAMLRANEGIGNLQVLLPMVSSVGEVDESRLLLERAGQELSDEGVAVTMPKLGVMVEVPSAVYLAGALAERVDFLSVGTNDLVQYLLAVDRNNSRVADLYHALHPAVLRALRQIVIGAHQSGKPVSICGEMAGDPASVILLLGMEIDSLSVSLASLPRVKWVVRSFSRANARILFEKALEIHDPDEIRALLNDALVEAGLGGLVRPGKR; encoded by the coding sequence ATGCTTAGCATCTTGCGGCGCATCGTCCAGGAAGCGAACAGCGCGGTCAATCTCGCGCAGGCGCTGGATATCATCGTGTTGCGGGTCAAGCAGGCGCTTGTCGTGGACGTCTGCTCGGTCTATCTGACCACGCCCGGCAAGAATCAGCTGGTGCTGATGGCGACAGAAGGGCTGAACCCCGAATCCAAGAAGCGGGTGCGTCTGGATTTCAGCGAAGGTCTGGTGGGGCTTGTGGCCGAACGCGCCGAATCGGTAAATCTCGACAACGCCCCCGATCATCCGCGCTTCAAATATTTCCCGGAGACCGGCGAGGAGCGTTATCACGCGTTTCTGGGCGTGCCGATCGTGCATCATCGCCAGTTGCTCGGCGTCGTGGTGGTGCAGACGCGCGCCTCCCGGCGCTTCGACGACGATCACGCCTCGTTTTTGATCACGCTCGCCGCGCAGCTGTCGGGTGCCATAAGCCACGCCGAGGTAAGCGGCGAGATCGACGCGCTGCGGGGCAGCGGGGGCGAAGTCGATGTATTGATCAAGGGCATCTCGGGCGCGCCGGGTGTGGGGATCGGTACCGCCGTGGTCGCGTACGCGCACGCCGACCTGGAGGCGGTTCCGGATCGCGTGACCGATAATCCCGCGCGCGAAGACGCGCTGTTCCGCGAATGTGTGCTGACCGTTCAGCAGGAAATGATACGGGTCAAGGAACGCATGGGCAGCGTGTTGCCCTCCGAGGAGCGCGTGCTGTTCGATGCGTACGTGATGATGCTGGGCAGCGATTATCTGGTCGATCCGACCGTCGCGCGCATCCGCGCCGGCAGCTGGGCGCAGGGGGCGCTGCGCGACACGATCCGCGAGATCGTGAGCAAGTTCGAAGACATGGACGACGTGTATTTAAGCGAACGCGCAGAGGATATCTGGGACTTGGGCAAGCGCATTCTGGTGCATCTCCAGCAAAGCCTGGATACCGGCGAGCTGCGCCAGCCCGAGCGCATCGTGCTGGTGGGCGCCAGCGTCGGCGTCATCGAACTGGCCGAGATTCCGCAGGAGCGTCTGGCGGGCCTGGTCTCCGAAAGTGGTTCCAGCTCGTCGCATGTCGCCATTCTCGCGCGCGCGCTGGGCATTCCGGCGGTGATGGGTGTGGCCGATCTGCCGGCGGGTCGGCTGGATGGTCGCGAGGTGATCGTGGATGGCTACGCCGGCCGCGTATTTATCCAGCCAAGCGCGCAGGTGCGCCAGGAGTTCGAGCGATTGGCGCGTGAGGAGCGAGAGTTCGCGGCCGGGCTCACCGAGTTCGCGGACCAGCCGGCGGTAACCACCGATGGCGTGCATGTGCCGATATTCCTCAACAGCGGGTTGCTCGCGGAAGTCGACACCGCTACGCAACGGCACGCGGACGGGATCGGGCTTTACCGGACCGAGTTTCCGTTCATGATCCGCGAACAGTTCCCCGGTGAAGACGACCAGTTCCGCATTTATCGGCAGGTGCTGCAGTCGGTGGCGCCGCGTCCGGCGACCTTACGCACTCTGGACGTGGGCGGGGACAAGATGTTGTCGTATTTCCCGGTCATCGAAGACAACCCGTTTCTGGGCTGGCGCGGCATCCGCATCATGCTCGACCACCCGGAGATTTTTCTCACCCAGCTCCGCGCCATGCTGCGTGCGAACGAAGGAATTGGCAATCTGCAGGTTCTGCTACCGATGGTGTCTTCGGTCGGAGAGGTCGATGAGTCGCGTCTCCTGTTAGAGCGCGCGGGTCAGGAGCTGAGCGACGAAGGCGTGGCCGTCACCATGCCCAAGCTGGGCGTGATGGTCGAAGTGCCGTCCGCCGTTTATCTGGCGGGCGCGCTGGCGGAGCGCGTGGATTTCTTAAGCGTGGGCACCAACGATCTGGTGCAGTATCTGCTTGCGGTGGATCGCAACAACTCGCGCGTGGCCGATTTGTATCACGCCCTGCATCCGGCGGTGCTGCGCGCGCTGCGCCAGATCGTCATCGGCGCCCACCAATCGGGGAAGCCGGTGAGTATCTGTGGCGAGATGGCCGGCGACCCTGCCAGTGTAATTCTGCTGCTCGGCATGGAGATCGACAGTCTGAGCGTCAGCCTCGCCAGCCTGCCGCGGGTAAAATGGGTAGTCCGCAGCTTCAGCCGCGCCAACGCCAGGATTCTGTTCGAAAAGGCGCTTGAAATTCACGACCCGGACGAAATCCGCGCGCTGCTGAACGACGCATTGGTGGAAGCCGGGCTCGGTGGGCTGGTGCGTCCCGGCAAGCGCTGA
- a CDS encoding class II aldolase/adducin family protein — translation MSIRDDLVRHYRWLRHYGYNDSHSGNASVRDGDTVWITPTGACADTLIIDELIACDIDATGAPGASLDTPLHLEIYRRNPQARAVLHSHAPHSVALTLNGENFVPVDFEGQLYFPRAPVVTIPYADYLLESPPRVAALLASHPIAIVRGHGVYACGESLNLAYKWMCSLEQSAKTAFIARQAGTLDKAVEAFLTSSRQE, via the coding sequence ATGAGCATACGCGATGACCTGGTACGCCACTACCGCTGGCTGCGGCACTACGGTTACAACGATTCGCACAGCGGCAATGCGTCGGTGCGCGACGGCGACACCGTGTGGATAACCCCGACCGGGGCCTGCGCGGATACGCTCATCATCGATGAACTGATCGCCTGTGACATCGACGCAACGGGCGCGCCGGGCGCGTCTCTGGATACGCCGCTGCACCTTGAAATCTACCGGCGCAACCCGCAGGCGCGGGCCGTGCTGCACAGTCACGCGCCCCACAGCGTGGCGTTGACCTTGAACGGCGAGAACTTCGTGCCGGTCGATTTCGAGGGACAGTTGTATTTTCCGAGAGCGCCCGTAGTCACGATTCCGTACGCGGATTACCTGCTTGAGTCGCCGCCAAGGGTCGCGGCACTGCTGGCGTCGCACCCCATCGCGATCGTGCGCGGCCACGGCGTCTACGCCTGTGGCGAGAGCCTCAACCTCGCTTACAAATGGATGTGCTCGCTGGAACAGTCCGCCAAAACGGCGTTTATCGCTCGTCAGGCAGGCACCCTGGATAAAGCGGTCGAGGCGTTTTTGACCAGTTCCCGCCAGGAGTGA
- a CDS encoding hydroxymethylpyrimidine/phosphomethylpyrimidine kinase, producing MADKQKQVPVVLALAGLDPTGGAGLQADIEAIASMGSHAAPVITAVTAQDTNNVIGFTPLEAGLVVQQARAVLEDIPVAAIKIGMTGSVEVIEAIHTLLNDYPGLPVVLDPVLVAGGGGALAERSAATAINTLLLPHATVVTPNRSEAYALAPEADTLDACAMALLAYGAKYVLITGGDSGAKTAAGPVTNPVVNMLYGNNRVLESYQWERLPATYHGSGCTLAAALAGLLAQGNEPFTAIHKAQEYTWRALQNGYRIGRGQHIPHRFFWAQR from the coding sequence ATGGCAGATAAACAAAAACAGGTGCCGGTAGTGCTCGCGCTGGCCGGCCTGGACCCGACCGGCGGCGCTGGCCTGCAGGCCGACATCGAAGCCATAGCCAGTATGGGGTCGCATGCCGCACCGGTGATTACGGCGGTCACCGCGCAGGATACTAACAATGTCATCGGCTTCACGCCATTGGAAGCAGGGCTGGTAGTGCAGCAGGCGCGCGCGGTGCTGGAGGATATTCCGGTGGCCGCCATCAAGATCGGCATGACCGGCAGCGTGGAAGTGATCGAGGCGATCCATACGCTGCTGAACGATTACCCAGGCTTGCCGGTCGTGCTGGACCCCGTACTGGTCGCCGGCGGCGGCGGCGCGCTGGCGGAGCGATCCGCGGCCACCGCCATCAACACGCTGTTGCTGCCACACGCGACGGTTGTAACACCGAACCGATCAGAGGCTTACGCGCTGGCGCCGGAAGCCGATACCTTGGACGCCTGCGCAATGGCGCTGCTGGCCTATGGCGCGAAGTACGTGCTGATTACCGGCGGAGACAGTGGCGCCAAAACGGCCGCCGGCCCGGTGACCAACCCGGTGGTAAACATGCTGTACGGCAATAACCGCGTACTCGAAAGCTATCAATGGGAACGGCTGCCCGCGACGTATCACGGCTCCGGCTGCACTCTGGCCGCAGCGCTGGCAGGGCTGCTCGCGCAGGGCAACGAACCCTTCACCGCCATCCACAAGGCGCAGGAATATACCTGGCGCGCGCTGCAAAACGGCTATCGCATCGGCCGGGGTCAGCATATCCCGCACCGGTTTTTCTGGGCGCAGCGATGA
- a CDS encoding rubredoxin: protein MEEDYKTFMCTVCGFIYDEAQGWPEDGIKAGTRWKDVPETWVCPECGATKDDFEMEEI, encoded by the coding sequence ATGGAAGAAGACTACAAGACTTTTATGTGCACGGTGTGCGGATTCATTTACGACGAGGCGCAAGGCTGGCCGGAGGACGGCATAAAGGCCGGCACGCGCTGGAAAGATGTTCCCGAAACCTGGGTCTGCCCGGAATGCGGCGCGACCAAGGACGATTTCGAAATGGAGGAGATTTAA
- a CDS encoding RNA pyrophosphohydrolase, which yields MIDAGGYRANVGIILSNLAGAVLWCKRVGQDAWQFPQGGIQNHETPREAMYRELWEETGLMPEHVEVMGCTRDWLRYQLPRRLVRRRSSPYCIGQKQVWFILRLIGDDNCVRLDCSVKPEFDGWQWVNYWHPMNTVVFFKRDVYRQALSELAPLLFGAGCRLGAPRGAARASNAAVED from the coding sequence GTGATTGATGCAGGTGGATATAGAGCCAATGTCGGCATCATACTGAGCAATCTGGCCGGCGCCGTGCTCTGGTGCAAACGCGTCGGGCAGGATGCGTGGCAGTTTCCGCAGGGCGGAATACAAAATCACGAAACGCCTCGTGAGGCCATGTATCGTGAACTCTGGGAAGAAACGGGACTGATGCCCGAGCACGTGGAGGTCATGGGCTGCACGCGTGACTGGCTGCGTTACCAGTTACCCCGCCGCCTCGTGCGGCGTCGTTCGTCGCCTTACTGCATAGGTCAAAAGCAGGTCTGGTTCATCCTGCGACTGATCGGCGACGACAACTGCGTCAGGCTGGATTGCTCGGTCAAGCCGGAATTCGATGGCTGGCAATGGGTGAATTACTGGCACCCGATGAACACCGTGGTGTTCTTCAAGCGCGACGTTTATCGTCAGGCGCTGAGCGAACTGGCGCCGCTGCTTTTCGGCGCGGGTTGCCGGCTGGGCGCGCCTCGGGGCGCCGCGAGGGCTAGCAACGCAGCCGTGGAAGATTGA
- a CDS encoding HAD family hydrolase, whose product MGLALFDLDNTLLGGDSDYEWGRFLVNRGVVDATVHERENRRFYAQYKAGTLDILEFARFAYRPLAENSLATLERWRAAYVEERIAPLILPRGRGLIEQHREAGRVPVIITSTNRFIAEPIAQAFGVEHLLATEPEFADGRYTGELAGVPCFREGKVARLHAWLEQWGFDLTDSWFYSDSHNDLPLLEQVSHPVAVDADETLTAHARMRGWPIISLREPTASGYR is encoded by the coding sequence GTGGGACTGGCGTTATTCGATCTGGACAACACCTTGCTGGGCGGCGACAGCGATTACGAATGGGGCCGCTTTCTGGTTAACCGTGGCGTGGTGGACGCCACGGTCCATGAGCGAGAGAATCGCCGTTTTTATGCACAGTACAAGGCGGGGACGCTCGATATCCTTGAGTTCGCGCGGTTTGCGTATCGGCCGCTGGCCGAGAACTCGCTTGCCACGCTCGAGCGCTGGCGGGCGGCGTACGTCGAAGAGCGCATCGCGCCCCTGATCCTGCCGCGGGGCCGTGGGTTGATCGAACAACATCGCGAAGCGGGACGGGTACCGGTGATCATCACCTCAACCAACCGCTTTATCGCCGAACCGATCGCGCAGGCTTTCGGCGTCGAGCATTTGCTCGCCACCGAGCCTGAATTTGCCGACGGACGCTACACCGGGGAGTTGGCCGGCGTCCCCTGTTTTCGCGAAGGCAAAGTTGCGCGCCTGCACGCATGGCTGGAGCAATGGGGCTTCGACCTGACAGATAGCTGGTTTTACAGCGATTCGCACAACGACCTCCCGCTGCTGGAGCAAGTTAGCCACCCGGTGGCGGTCGATGCCGACGAGACCTTGACAGCGCACGCGCGGATGCGCGGCTGGCCGATTATTTCGCTGCGCGAGCCGACCGCATCCGGTTACAGGTAA